In the genome of Myxococcus stipitatus, one region contains:
- a CDS encoding GNAT family N-acetyltransferase, whose translation MDIRPIEGKDREPLAALIRKIETFSPQEVEVATELVGIALTPGNTDYSIIVADRDGQLVGYICYGATPMTEDSYDLYWIASAPEVRGQGVGAALVSAMEGDLRRKNGRLIRVETSATEAYGPTRGFYASMKYGEEARIRDFYKVGDDLIILTKRL comes from the coding sequence ATGGACATCCGTCCCATCGAAGGAAAGGACCGGGAGCCCCTCGCCGCGCTGATTCGAAAGATCGAAACCTTCTCGCCGCAGGAGGTTGAGGTCGCCACGGAGCTGGTCGGCATCGCGCTGACGCCCGGCAACACCGACTACTCCATCATCGTCGCGGACCGCGACGGTCAGCTCGTGGGCTACATCTGCTACGGGGCCACGCCGATGACGGAGGACAGCTACGACCTGTACTGGATTGCCTCCGCTCCGGAGGTCCGGGGACAGGGCGTGGGCGCGGCGCTGGTGTCGGCCATGGAGGGTGACTTGCGGCGCAAGAACGGCCGGCTCATCCGCGTGGAGACGAGCGCCACGGAGGCCTACGGCCCCACGCGCGGCTTCTACGCGTCCATGAAGTACGGTGAGGAAGCGCGCATCCGCGACTTCTACAAGGTGGGGGACGACCTCATCATCCTCACCAAGCGGCTGTAG
- a CDS encoding ArnT family glycosyltransferase, producing the protein MVRTVVALGTDVYFDTAYYWQWSQRLDWGYYDHPPLIAWLLALLGIHATALLCGAGTIAAVWGLARDVYQSREAAWRASALWSVVPGGMVAGIWATPDSPLLLFWTLALWALWRERWLWAGMASGLALLAKFPAVLLGIAFLITALRSRRLPWGAWGTGVIAAVFLVPVLLWNARHDWVGILFQLKHGLDGQGGWRTLGDFVVGQFAFGGPVLAILALVYAVRGPREHFFLRMAALVPLLFFGYAASRARSEVNWTTMAYLSVCVGVAGMSRLWQRAAAFSGLAVVLGVSIHLFFPLMSVKRDTTLWRTHGWDVLSVLATPEKLFPEMKPGSVVAVFSGNYQLASLVALHAGVPVGTAGPVRFSQYDVWPEPPIPPGKDVLWVEEDGPFAPSALTDRFETMEEPVELVGMYKGRRLHPFRVWWVRNAKPPPTPPEAPDGMNQSHR; encoded by the coding sequence GTGGTGCGGACCGTGGTGGCGCTCGGGACCGACGTCTACTTCGACACGGCCTACTACTGGCAATGGTCGCAGCGGCTCGACTGGGGCTACTACGACCATCCCCCGCTCATCGCGTGGCTCCTCGCGCTCCTGGGCATCCACGCCACGGCGCTCCTGTGTGGCGCGGGCACCATCGCCGCCGTGTGGGGCCTGGCGCGAGACGTGTACCAGAGCCGTGAAGCGGCCTGGCGCGCATCGGCCCTGTGGAGCGTGGTGCCCGGCGGCATGGTCGCGGGCATCTGGGCCACGCCGGACTCGCCGCTGCTCTTGTTCTGGACGCTGGCGCTCTGGGCGCTGTGGCGCGAGCGGTGGTTGTGGGCGGGCATGGCCTCGGGGCTCGCGCTGCTCGCCAAGTTCCCCGCGGTGTTGCTGGGCATCGCCTTCCTCATCACCGCGCTGAGGTCCCGACGCTTGCCCTGGGGCGCGTGGGGCACGGGTGTCATCGCGGCGGTGTTCCTGGTCCCCGTGCTCCTCTGGAACGCGCGGCACGACTGGGTGGGCATCCTCTTCCAGCTCAAGCATGGGCTGGATGGCCAGGGCGGATGGCGCACGCTGGGCGACTTCGTCGTGGGGCAGTTCGCCTTCGGGGGGCCCGTGCTGGCGATTCTCGCGCTGGTGTACGCGGTGCGAGGCCCCCGCGAGCACTTCTTCCTGCGCATGGCGGCGCTGGTGCCGTTGCTGTTCTTCGGTTACGCGGCGTCGCGCGCGCGGAGCGAGGTCAACTGGACGACCATGGCGTACCTCTCGGTGTGCGTGGGCGTCGCGGGCATGAGCCGGCTGTGGCAGCGCGCGGCCGCGTTCTCCGGGCTCGCGGTGGTGCTGGGGGTGTCCATCCACCTCTTCTTCCCGCTGATGTCCGTCAAGCGCGACACGACGCTGTGGCGCACCCATGGCTGGGACGTGCTGAGCGTCCTGGCCACACCCGAGAAGCTCTTCCCCGAGATGAAGCCAGGCAGCGTGGTCGCCGTCTTCTCGGGCAACTACCAGCTCGCCTCGCTGGTGGCGCTCCACGCGGGTGTCCCCGTGGGCACGGCGGGGCCGGTGCGCTTCAGCCAGTACGACGTGTGGCCCGAGCCTCCCATCCCCCCGGGCAAGGACGTGCTCTGGGTGGAGGAGGATGGCCCGTTCGCGCCTTCCGCGCTGACGGACCGCTTCGAGACCATGGAGGAACCCGTCGAGCTGGTGGGCATGTACAAGGGCCGCCGCCTGCATCCGTTCCGCGTGTGGTGGGTGCGAAACGCGAAGCCCCCTCCGACGCCTCCCGAAGCGCCCGACGGGATGAATCAGTCCCATCGCTGA
- a CDS encoding D-alanine--D-alanine ligase family protein yields MHIILLHNRDHELLQDDPGREAREDVVRVAAALSEALTRGDTVAEPLAVEGDRLDFVDTLRRRQPDLVVNLCESLAADSRGEMAVPCLLDALGMAYTGSSALSLGLALHKPKAKEVLSARGVSTPAFRVVERLEDALAVDLPWPLIVKPAREDASVGVTGDSVVYERAALVRACEAVLRNFHQPALVEQFIPGREIYVPLLGNQPRRALPLTEIHFGRTFEARPNIVSYSAKWEEGSDEYRDTPAGPCQVDAALEARCVQVALEAFAALDCQDYGRVDLRVSPEGVPYVIDINPNCDLHPSAGFARAAAAAGMDYPALAARLVEVASERAHGHPSHRRKGPGAPRRADSKDRNLLAAGG; encoded by the coding sequence ATGCACATCATTCTGCTGCACAACCGCGACCACGAGCTCCTCCAGGATGACCCGGGACGGGAGGCCCGAGAGGACGTGGTGCGAGTCGCCGCCGCGCTCTCCGAGGCCCTCACCCGGGGAGACACCGTCGCCGAGCCGCTCGCCGTCGAGGGGGACCGGCTGGACTTCGTGGACACCCTGCGCCGGCGCCAGCCGGACCTGGTGGTCAACCTCTGCGAGTCGCTCGCCGCCGACAGCCGCGGGGAGATGGCCGTCCCGTGCCTGCTGGACGCGCTGGGCATGGCGTACACCGGCTCGTCCGCCCTGTCGCTGGGCCTGGCGCTGCACAAGCCCAAGGCCAAGGAAGTGTTGAGCGCCCGAGGCGTGTCCACGCCCGCCTTCCGGGTGGTGGAGCGGCTGGAGGACGCCCTGGCGGTGGACCTGCCCTGGCCGCTCATCGTGAAGCCCGCGCGCGAGGACGCGAGCGTCGGCGTGACGGGCGACTCGGTGGTGTACGAGCGCGCCGCGCTGGTGCGCGCCTGCGAGGCGGTGCTGCGCAACTTCCACCAGCCCGCGCTGGTGGAGCAGTTCATTCCCGGCCGCGAAATCTACGTGCCGCTGTTGGGCAACCAGCCCCGGCGCGCGCTGCCGTTGACGGAAATCCACTTCGGTCGGACCTTCGAGGCCCGGCCGAACATCGTGTCGTACAGCGCCAAGTGGGAGGAGGGCTCCGACGAGTACCGGGATACGCCCGCCGGGCCGTGCCAGGTGGATGCGGCGCTGGAAGCTCGCTGTGTGCAGGTAGCGCTGGAAGCGTTCGCAGCGCTCGACTGTCAGGACTATGGACGGGTCGACCTCCGGGTTTCTCCGGAGGGCGTGCCCTACGTCATCGATATCAACCCCAACTGCGACCTCCATCCCAGCGCCGGGTTCGCCAGGGCCGCCGCAGCCGCGGGCATGGACTATCCCGCCCTGGCCGCCCGACTGGTCGAGGTCGCTTCTGAAAGAGCCCATGGACATCCGTCCCATCGAAGGAAAGGACCGGGAGCCCCTCGCCGCGCTGATTCGAAAGATCGAAACCTTCTCGCCGCAGGAGGTTGA
- a CDS encoding thioredoxin domain-containing protein: MATHPPSSGPSNRLAREPSPYLRQHASNPVDWFAWGDEALARARAEDKPILLSVGYSACHWCHVMAHESFESPDTARLMNEGFINIKVDREERPDLDQIYQGVVQLMGQGGGWPLTVFLTPDLKPFYGGTYFPPEDRYGRPGFPRLLMALRDAWKNKRDDIHRQAAQFEEGLGELAAYGLDAAPGVLSVEDVLSMGQRMALQVDSVHGGFGGAPKFPNPMNFSLLLRAWRRGGGDSLRDAVFLTLERMALGGIYDQLGGGFHRYSVDARWLVPHFEKMLYDNAQLVHLYSEAQQVAPRPLWRKVVEETVEYVRREMTDAGGGFYAAQDADSEGEEGKFFVWRPEELQAVLPPERAELVMRHFRITPLGNFEHGATVLEVVVPAATLARERSLSLEAVERELAEARQVLFQARERRVKPGRDDKILAGWNGLMIRGLALASRVFEQPDWARLAVSAADFVLAKLWDGTRLARSYQEGQARIDGFLEDYGDLASGLTALYQATFDVKYLEAAKALVTRAEALFWDAEKQAYLTAPRGQKDLVVATYGLFDNAFPSGASTLTEAQVALAALTGDEHHLELPSKYVARMREGLVANAMGYGHLGLAADSLLDGGAGVTFSGSRDAVAPLLSAANQVYAPTFAFGWKEEGQPVPALLKELFEGREPVKGQGAAYLCRGFACELPRTDAKALAERLTEKPKGA; encoded by the coding sequence ATGGCCACCCACCCACCGTCCTCGGGTCCGTCCAACCGGCTTGCCCGAGAGCCCTCGCCGTACCTGCGTCAGCACGCCAGCAATCCGGTGGACTGGTTCGCGTGGGGCGACGAAGCGCTCGCGCGAGCACGTGCCGAGGACAAGCCCATCCTGCTCTCGGTGGGGTACTCCGCGTGCCATTGGTGTCACGTCATGGCGCACGAGTCCTTCGAGTCGCCCGACACGGCCCGGCTGATGAACGAGGGGTTCATCAACATCAAGGTCGACCGCGAGGAGCGCCCGGACCTGGACCAGATCTACCAAGGCGTGGTTCAGCTCATGGGGCAGGGCGGGGGCTGGCCGCTGACGGTGTTCCTCACGCCGGACCTGAAGCCCTTCTACGGGGGCACCTACTTCCCGCCGGAGGACCGCTACGGCCGCCCGGGGTTCCCCCGCCTGCTGATGGCGCTGCGGGACGCGTGGAAGAACAAGCGCGACGACATCCACCGCCAGGCCGCGCAGTTCGAGGAGGGCCTGGGGGAGCTGGCCGCGTATGGCCTGGACGCCGCCCCCGGGGTGCTGTCCGTGGAGGACGTGCTGTCGATGGGACAGCGCATGGCCCTGCAGGTGGATTCGGTGCACGGAGGCTTCGGCGGGGCGCCCAAGTTCCCCAACCCGATGAACTTCTCGCTGCTGTTGCGCGCGTGGCGGCGCGGGGGCGGTGACTCGCTGCGGGACGCGGTGTTCCTCACGCTGGAGCGGATGGCGCTGGGCGGCATCTACGACCAGCTCGGAGGCGGCTTCCATCGCTACTCGGTGGATGCGCGCTGGCTGGTGCCGCACTTCGAGAAGATGCTCTACGACAACGCCCAGCTCGTGCACCTGTACTCGGAGGCGCAGCAGGTGGCGCCTCGGCCGTTGTGGCGCAAGGTGGTGGAGGAGACGGTGGAGTACGTGCGCCGCGAGATGACGGACGCGGGCGGCGGCTTCTACGCGGCGCAGGACGCGGACAGCGAGGGCGAGGAGGGCAAGTTCTTCGTGTGGCGCCCGGAGGAGCTCCAGGCGGTGCTCCCGCCCGAGCGCGCGGAGCTCGTCATGCGCCACTTCCGTATCACGCCGCTGGGCAACTTCGAGCATGGCGCCACGGTGCTGGAGGTCGTGGTGCCCGCGGCGACGCTGGCCCGGGAGCGAAGCCTCTCGCTGGAGGCCGTGGAGCGTGAGCTGGCGGAGGCGCGGCAGGTGTTGTTCCAGGCGCGCGAGCGCCGCGTGAAGCCGGGGCGCGACGACAAGATTCTCGCGGGCTGGAATGGCTTGATGATTCGCGGGCTCGCGCTCGCCTCGCGCGTCTTCGAGCAGCCCGACTGGGCACGTCTCGCCGTCTCCGCGGCGGACTTCGTGCTCGCGAAGCTGTGGGATGGGACGCGGCTGGCGCGCTCGTATCAAGAGGGACAGGCGCGCATCGACGGCTTCCTCGAGGACTACGGTGATTTGGCCTCGGGCCTCACCGCGCTGTACCAGGCGACGTTCGACGTGAAGTACCTGGAGGCGGCGAAGGCGCTGGTGACGCGCGCGGAGGCGCTCTTCTGGGACGCGGAGAAGCAGGCCTATCTCACGGCGCCTCGGGGACAGAAGGACCTGGTGGTGGCGACGTATGGCCTCTTCGACAACGCCTTCCCCTCGGGTGCGTCCACGCTGACGGAGGCGCAGGTGGCGCTGGCGGCGCTCACGGGGGATGAGCACCACCTGGAGCTGCCGTCGAAGTACGTCGCGAGGATGCGTGAGGGGCTGGTGGCCAATGCGATGGGCTATGGCCACCTGGGGCTCGCGGCGGACTCGCTCCTCGACGGGGGCGCGGGGGTGACGTTCTCCGGCTCGCGCGACGCGGTGGCGCCGCTGCTGAGCGCGGCGAACCAGGTCTACGCCCCGACGTTCGCCTTCGGCTGGAAGGAGGAGGGCCAGCCCGTGCCCGCGCTCCTGAAGGAGCTCTTCGAGGGGCGCGAGCCCGTGAAGGGGCAGGGCGCCGCGTACCTGTGCCGGGGCTTCGCGTGCGAGCTGCCGCGCACGGATGCGAAGGCGCTGGCCGAGCGACTGACCGAGAAGCCCAAGGGCGCTTGA
- a CDS encoding DUF350 domain-containing protein, with amino-acid sequence MDLTLLFVGLVKVVLGGLVAALGIWMALRGLSRILGTQPVEELRQGNTAAGLVHASSLVSLGLLVQHAVLATSDAVDLTVRTSPFQPVMLGKLIAVAALHVGLSLGVGVAVLAMGILLFDRMTPGIDELAEVRKGNVAAALILAAILLVLALLTAPGLQAALNGLIPFPQLPEGTVVAPG; translated from the coding sequence ATGGACCTCACCCTCTTATTCGTCGGTCTCGTCAAAGTGGTGCTGGGGGGCCTGGTCGCCGCCCTCGGCATCTGGATGGCGCTGCGCGGCTTGAGCCGCATCCTCGGCACGCAGCCGGTGGAGGAGCTGCGCCAGGGCAACACCGCGGCGGGCCTCGTCCATGCGTCGAGCCTCGTGTCGCTGGGGCTGCTCGTACAGCACGCGGTGCTGGCCACCTCGGACGCGGTGGACCTCACGGTGCGCACCTCGCCCTTCCAGCCCGTCATGCTGGGGAAGCTCATCGCCGTGGCCGCGCTGCACGTGGGCCTGTCGCTGGGCGTGGGCGTCGCGGTGCTCGCGATGGGCATCCTCCTGTTCGACCGGATGACGCCGGGCATCGACGAGCTGGCGGAGGTGCGCAAGGGCAACGTCGCCGCCGCGCTCATCCTCGCCGCCATCCTGCTGGTGCTCGCGCTGCTCACCGCGCCCGGACTCCAGGCCGCGCTCAACGGGCTCATCCCCTTCCCCCAGCTTCCGGAGGGCACTGTTGTCGCGCCCGGCTGA
- a CDS encoding transglutaminase domain-containing protein, with product MTRTLRPMSLALAALAALLVGAPSAWAKSPAPSSSKAALSDAVRAPRPQGGEFFGLYLMDKKVGWLFTDLVLVPGEPQKVKSINQMVFKAMVGTRLSERNHREERVYEAKPEGRLLSFSVVQRGDGGDQTLEGTATPDGGMRVVRKRLGHADEVLPVTPPTKERVEDADQARVALLRKANVNGFLLDGMDLETYGISTTLEPSEQRTLNGVKVKLGKATSISEKEKVPVTSYVTERGEMVLVDFGQTMQARKETEAVAKRMDLVEVFGLTRVVLPKLLPESARAIPGSVSLVVKGLPEKFRVDSYRQKFSTKPDGSVDVTLKAAAPAKASLKSRPLADPDGGENLKSTLMVESSAPAIREQSKKIIGDEKDAYQAALKVNTWVATHLEKDYGASADRATDVLRQKRGDCTEHSLLSVALLRAAGIPARRIDGVIYMVNQDGVPALYWHEWVEVFVGEWTQMDPTFNQPVADATHFAFGTEGNAEITPLIGTLKVIEVK from the coding sequence ATGACCCGCACGCTCCGACCGATGTCCCTGGCCCTCGCGGCCTTGGCCGCCCTGCTGGTGGGCGCGCCGTCCGCCTGGGCGAAATCCCCCGCCCCTTCTTCCTCCAAGGCCGCGTTGTCCGACGCGGTGCGGGCGCCTCGCCCCCAGGGTGGCGAGTTCTTCGGCCTGTACCTGATGGACAAGAAGGTGGGCTGGCTCTTCACCGACCTGGTGCTGGTGCCCGGTGAGCCGCAGAAGGTGAAGAGCATCAACCAGATGGTCTTCAAGGCCATGGTCGGCACGCGCCTGTCCGAGCGGAACCACCGCGAGGAGCGTGTCTATGAGGCCAAGCCCGAGGGCCGGCTCCTGTCCTTCTCCGTGGTGCAGCGCGGCGATGGCGGAGACCAGACGCTGGAGGGCACGGCCACGCCCGACGGAGGCATGCGCGTGGTGCGCAAGCGCCTGGGCCACGCGGACGAGGTGCTGCCGGTGACGCCGCCCACGAAGGAGCGCGTGGAGGACGCGGACCAGGCGCGCGTGGCGCTCCTGCGCAAGGCGAACGTCAACGGCTTCTTGTTGGATGGGATGGACCTGGAGACGTACGGCATCTCCACGACGCTGGAGCCCTCCGAGCAGCGGACGCTGAACGGGGTGAAGGTGAAGCTGGGCAAGGCCACGAGCATCTCCGAGAAGGAGAAGGTGCCCGTCACCTCCTACGTCACCGAGCGCGGGGAGATGGTGCTGGTGGACTTCGGCCAGACGATGCAGGCGCGCAAGGAGACGGAGGCCGTCGCCAAGCGCATGGACCTGGTGGAGGTGTTCGGCCTCACCCGCGTGGTGCTGCCGAAGCTGCTGCCGGAGTCCGCGCGCGCCATCCCCGGGAGCGTGAGCCTGGTGGTGAAGGGGTTGCCGGAGAAGTTCCGCGTGGACTCGTACCGGCAGAAGTTCTCCACGAAGCCGGATGGCAGCGTGGACGTGACGCTGAAGGCCGCGGCTCCCGCGAAGGCCTCGCTCAAGAGCCGGCCGCTGGCGGACCCGGACGGTGGCGAGAACCTCAAGTCCACGCTGATGGTGGAGAGCAGCGCCCCGGCCATCCGCGAGCAGTCGAAGAAAATCATCGGCGACGAGAAGGACGCGTATCAGGCGGCCCTGAAGGTGAACACGTGGGTGGCCACGCATCTGGAGAAGGACTACGGGGCCAGCGCGGACCGGGCCACGGACGTGCTGCGCCAGAAGCGCGGCGACTGCACGGAGCACTCGCTGCTGTCGGTGGCGCTGCTGCGCGCGGCGGGCATCCCGGCGCGGCGCATCGACGGCGTCATCTACATGGTGAACCAGGACGGCGTGCCCGCGCTGTACTGGCATGAGTGGGTGGAGGTCTTCGTCGGCGAGTGGACGCAGATGGACCCGACCTTCAACCAGCCCGTCGCGGACGCCACGCACTTCGCCTTCGGCACCGAGGGGAATGCGGAAATCACGCCCCTCATCGGCACGCTGAAGGTCATCGAGGTCAAGTAG